In Topomyia yanbarensis strain Yona2022 chromosome 2, ASM3024719v1, whole genome shotgun sequence, one DNA window encodes the following:
- the LOC131679438 gene encoding elongation of very long chain fatty acids protein AAEL008004-like translates to MVVEDRGDFIEGSLDTVDSCVHPISSGDDVERDILQKGGAVDSLLQNVCYEECFEDIPPGSQGVQVNKLTPTFVDGQQNRYNQLFLVFGRGLTAPPDCYFQYHNFTNTKPVDPTTFFSLFPQGLDGAWLRHYSWRCQPVDWTESPPAMRVARGCYVYFLAKLSELLDTVFFTLRKKDKQISFLHLYHHTVMPMISWGATKYYPGGHGTFIGVINSFVHIVMYSYYMMAAMGPQFHKYLWWKKYITDLQMIQFGMAFMHSAQLLWTDCGYPRWSVCFTLPNAIFFYMLFNDFYKNTYGVRRAARLAAAKRKAEEERVLREIHGKPADKEL, encoded by the exons ATGGTAGTCGAAGACAGAGGTGACTTTATTGAAGGTTCACTGGATACTGTTGATAGCTGTGTTCATCCCATA AGCTCTGGGGATGACGTTGAGCGAGATATCCTGCAAAAGGGCGGTGCAGTCGATTCTCTTCTGCAAAATGTCTGCTACGAAGAGTGCTTTGAAGATATCCCGCCGGGTTCGCAAGGTGTCCAGGTCAATAAGTTGACACCGACTTTCGTAGATGG ccaacaaaatcgatacaaccaATTATTTTTAGTCTTTGGGAGGGGGTTAACCGCACCCCCAGACTGCTACTTCCAATATCATAATTTTACTAACACGAAACCTGTTGAtccaacaacatttttttctctatTTCCCCAGGGTCTTGACGGAGCATGGCTGCGACACTACAGCTGGCGGTGTCAACCGGTGGATTGGACAGAATCACCCCCTGCAATGCGG GTTGCCCGAGGATGCTACGTGTACTTCCTGGCCAAACTTTCCGAACTGCTAGACACCGTATTCTTCACACTGCGGAAAAAAGACAAACAGATTAGCTTCCTGCATTTGTACCACCACACGGTGATGCCGATGATCTCCTGGGGTGCCACCAAGTATTACCCCGGAGGACACGGAACGTTCATAG GAGTAATCAACTCATTCGTTCATATTGTGATGTACAGCTATTACATGATGGCTGCCATGGGTCCACAGTTCCACAAGTATCTGTGGTGGAAGAAATACATCACCGATCTGCAGATG ATCCAGTTCGGAATGGCCTTCATGCACTCCGCCCAGCTGCTGTGGACTGATTGTGGATATCCTCGCTGGTCGGTGTGCTTCACCCTGCCAAATGCAATCTTCTTCTACATGTTGTTCAACGATTTCTACAAAAACACCTACGGAGTCAGGCGTGCTGCCCGGTTGGCCGCTGCAAAACGCAAAGCGGAAGAGGAAAGAGTGTTGCGGGAGATCCACGGAAAACCCGCCGATAAAGAGCTGTAG